One genomic segment of Methanothermococcus okinawensis IH1 includes these proteins:
- the ftsZ gene encoding cell division protein FtsZ, with translation MKFLKNIVMEDNPLDDDTQNLSDVDKELLELINESKVRITVVGCGGAGNNAINRLTIEGIKDAKTIAVNTDAQQLIKTKADEKVLIGKNLTRGLGAGGDPTKGEESAKENAEDIKKALQDSDMVFITCGLGGGTGTGSAPIVAEISRKMGALTVAVVTLPFSMEGKVRMDNAITGLNKLREVADTIVIIPNDKLLEIVPNMPLRTAFKVADEILMNSVKGMIDLVQNVGDIHVDFADVRAVMCNGGIAMIGIGESDSEKRAKEAINMALNSPLLCVDVEGASGALIHVTGPEDMSLEEAKEIVSTVSERLDDNAKIIWGTTIDENSENTLRVLLIITGTKSSGICPFNTPKGSKKVFIDLPRI, from the coding sequence TTGAAGTTCTTAAAGAATATAGTTATGGAAGATAATCCATTGGATGACGATACGCAGAATCTTTCCGATGTAGATAAAGAACTTTTGGAGTTAATAAATGAATCAAAAGTTCGAATAACAGTAGTAGGATGCGGCGGTGCAGGAAACAATGCCATAAACAGGCTTACGATTGAAGGAATAAAAGATGCAAAAACCATAGCAGTAAATACTGATGCTCAGCAGTTGATAAAAACAAAAGCCGATGAAAAGGTATTGATAGGTAAGAATCTTACAAGAGGTTTAGGTGCTGGTGGGGACCCAACTAAGGGTGAGGAATCGGCAAAAGAGAATGCAGAAGATATAAAAAAGGCACTTCAAGATTCTGATATGGTGTTCATTACATGCGGCTTAGGTGGAGGAACTGGAACTGGTTCAGCTCCAATCGTAGCAGAAATATCACGAAAAATGGGAGCATTAACTGTTGCAGTAGTTACACTACCATTTTCAATGGAAGGAAAAGTTAGAATGGACAATGCCATTACTGGATTAAATAAATTGAGAGAGGTAGCAGATACAATTGTAATCATTCCAAATGATAAATTATTGGAGATAGTTCCAAACATGCCTTTAAGGACAGCATTTAAAGTTGCAGATGAAATTTTAATGAATTCGGTAAAAGGTATGATAGATTTAGTTCAGAATGTTGGGGATATACATGTGGATTTCGCAGATGTAAGGGCTGTAATGTGTAATGGCGGTATAGCAATGATAGGAATTGGTGAGAGCGATTCTGAGAAAAGGGCAAAAGAAGCCATAAACATGGCTCTAAATAGTCCATTATTATGCGTTGATGTGGAGGGTGCTTCTGGTGCATTAATACATGTGACGGGTCCTGAGGATATGAGTCTTGAAGAGGCAAAAGAAATAGTTTCAACAGTTTCCGAAAGATTAGACGATAATGCAAAGATAATTTGGGGAACAACCATTGACGAAAATTCTGAAAATACATTGAGGGTATTGCTTATAATTACTGGAACAAAATCTTCTGGAATATGTCCATTTAATACTCCAAAAGGCTCTAAGAAAGTATTTATTGACCTTCCAAGGATTTAA
- a CDS encoding DNA topoisomerase IV subunit A: MISSKAREDAKKKIIDVANHMYNSILNGKRPKLKFPVRSLANARFDKEKGTFVLMGKEKERTLTVNQAKIFAQTVKMMEFSKELLDTDDFSTLREAYYVSKNWGEARFDDQQPSNSVIEDLEAALNFLREELGFIPEEDGSSVVGPLKVVDKSAEGEELKVDCEKLGSGAYNIPNDITKLEFETDADFILAIETAGMFARLNAEKFWKKHNCILASLKGVPARATRRFIKRLNEEHELPVLVFTDGDPYGYLNIYRTLKVGSGKAVHLADKLAVPAARLIGVTPQDIVDYDLPTHPLKDHDLKRLKDGLKNDDFVKSFPEWQKALNQMIEMKERAEQQSLAKYGLKYVVEEYLPAKIEDNSTWLP, from the coding sequence ATGATATCATCAAAAGCAAGAGAAGATGCTAAGAAGAAAATTATTGATGTTGCAAACCATATGTATAATAGCATCCTCAATGGTAAAAGACCAAAACTTAAATTTCCAGTTAGAAGTTTGGCAAATGCTAGATTCGATAAAGAAAAAGGGACATTTGTATTGATGGGCAAAGAAAAAGAAAGAACCTTAACAGTTAATCAAGCTAAAATATTTGCACAAACTGTAAAAATGATGGAATTTTCAAAAGAATTATTGGATACAGATGATTTCTCAACACTGAGGGAAGCATATTATGTTTCAAAAAACTGGGGGGAGGCAAGATTTGATGACCAGCAGCCTTCTAACAGTGTTATAGAAGACCTTGAAGCTGCTTTGAATTTTTTAAGGGAGGAGCTCGGATTCATACCTGAGGAAGATGGCTCTTCTGTTGTTGGACCGCTCAAAGTTGTAGATAAATCAGCGGAAGGAGAGGAATTAAAGGTAGATTGTGAGAAATTAGGTAGTGGAGCATACAATATTCCAAACGATATTACAAAATTGGAATTTGAAACAGATGCAGATTTTATACTGGCAATAGAAACAGCAGGTATGTTTGCAAGATTAAACGCTGAAAAATTCTGGAAAAAACACAACTGTATTTTAGCATCCTTAAAAGGTGTCCCAGCAAGGGCTACAAGAAGATTTATAAAAAGATTGAATGAAGAGCATGAGCTCCCAGTTTTGGTATTTACAGATGGTGACCCTTATGGGTATCTTAATATTTACAGGACATTAAAAGTAGGTAGCGGTAAGGCTGTTCATTTGGCTGATAAACTTGCAGTTCCTGCGGCAAGATTAATTGGAGTTACACCACAAGACATTGTCGATTATGACCTACCCACCCATCCTTTGAAAGACCATGACCTTAAAAGATTGAAAGACGGTCTAAAAAACGATGATTTTGTAAAAAGTTTCCCAGAATGGCAGAAAGCATTAAATCAGATGATTGAAATGAAAGAAAGGGCAGAACAGCAATCTTTGGCAAAATATGGTTTGAAGTATGTTGTTGAGGAATATCTTCCAGCTAAGATTGAAGATAATAGCACCTGGTTACCTTAA
- the endA gene encoding tRNA-intron lyase, producing the protein MMAKKPIIAKLSDDRVLIFNRDGISRLNAKGYGELNDNFLSISLVESLYLVSKKWIKVKSKKDKFLSFEELYDYAHNIDEKLCIKYLVYKDLRNRGYTVKTGLKYGSDYRLYSRENIDEIHSEYLVKVFSEDRPCAISELTGFVRVAHSVRKKLIIAIVDDDGDIVYYNMGYLRL; encoded by the coding sequence ATCATGGCTAAAAAACCAATTATAGCGAAGCTTTCAGATGACAGAGTTTTGATATTTAACAGGGACGGTATTTCAAGATTAAATGCAAAAGGATATGGTGAATTAAATGATAATTTTTTATCTATTTCATTGGTTGAATCCCTATATTTAGTTTCCAAGAAATGGATTAAAGTTAAATCCAAAAAAGATAAATTTTTATCTTTTGAAGAATTATATGATTACGCACACAATATCGATGAGAAATTGTGCATAAAATACCTTGTTTATAAAGATTTAAGAAACAGAGGTTATACTGTAAAAACGGGATTAAAATATGGTTCTGATTATAGATTATACAGTAGAGAAAACATCGATGAGATTCATTCCGAATATCTTGTTAAAGTTTTTTCCGAAGATAGGCCCTGTGCTATTTCAGAGCTCACCGGGTTTGTGAGGGTAGCACATTCTGTAAGAAAAAAACTTATAATAGCCATTGTTGATGATGATGGAGATATTGTTTATTACAACATGGGATATTTAAGGCTTTAA
- the comC gene encoding L-sulfolactate dehydrogenase: protein MKITPENEKKLIIDILMKYGVNKKDAETTANVYVEADLKGFTSHGIGRFPQTVTGLEAGVIKPNPKMKIIKESPATGTIDGDMGLGYVIGEKAMNMAIEKAKNIGIGAIATVNANHFGITGHYSEMALNEDLIGIAITNTEPAMAPFGGTTKILGTNPIAIAIKGKRHTYSLDMATASIARGKILEALRLGKEIPEGCAVDKEGNITTNPEKALEGSILPFGGPKGYGLALAIEIISAIGGAQMGTNVKGTKNPRDKCTKGDFFMAINPEFFGDKEEFMDKIDNLIDEIKNSKPAEGFNILIPGEIEKMNIEKNKNGFELDDILYNKLKDICDKNGLNITEYI from the coding sequence ATGAAAATTACACCAGAAAATGAAAAAAAACTCATTATAGATATCCTTATGAAATATGGAGTAAATAAAAAAGACGCCGAAACCACGGCAAATGTATATGTTGAGGCAGATTTAAAAGGTTTTACATCACATGGAATTGGAAGATTTCCACAAACAGTTACAGGTCTTGAAGCAGGAGTTATTAAACCAAATCCTAAAATGAAAATTATAAAAGAAAGCCCTGCAACAGGAACCATCGATGGCGATATGGGATTGGGTTATGTAATTGGTGAAAAAGCCATGAATATGGCAATTGAAAAGGCAAAAAATATAGGTATTGGAGCTATTGCCACTGTTAATGCAAATCACTTTGGTATTACGGGGCATTATTCGGAAATGGCACTTAATGAGGATTTAATTGGTATTGCTATTACAAATACAGAACCTGCAATGGCTCCTTTTGGAGGAACTACAAAAATTTTGGGAACAAATCCAATAGCCATAGCAATTAAAGGAAAAAGACATACTTATTCCTTAGATATGGCTACTGCTTCTATTGCCAGAGGTAAAATCCTCGAAGCCCTAAGACTTGGAAAAGAAATTCCAGAAGGGTGTGCTGTGGATAAAGAAGGAAATATAACCACAAACCCTGAAAAAGCCTTAGAAGGTTCTATACTCCCATTTGGAGGACCTAAGGGATATGGTCTTGCATTAGCTATTGAAATCATTTCAGCAATTGGCGGAGCTCAGATGGGAACAAATGTGAAAGGAACTAAAAACCCAAGGGACAAATGCACCAAGGGAGACTTTTTTATGGCTATAAATCCTGAATTCTTTGGAGATAAAGAGGAATTTATGGATAAAATCGATAATCTCATAGATGAAATAAAAAACTCTAAACCAGCGGAAGGATTTAACATATTAATACCTGGAGAAATTGAAAAAATGAATATTGAAAAAAACAAAAATGGTTTTGAGTTAGATGATATATTGTATAATAAATTAAAAGACATTTGCGATAAAAATGGTTTAAATATTACTGAATACATTTAA
- a CDS encoding protein translocase subunit SecF, protein MKINYKIIAIIPIILTILSGIFVYAHGLKESIDVSGGSEITITAPNNVDIVKLKNMLPKGVEVKKSQSASGTFIIIRAGKDVDTSKIDEALRKFFNVNDLNELQYSQKQIGASLSEKFWTDGFKAVGFAFVFMAIVVYLVFRTPIPSGAVILAAMSDIIIAIGGMSLFGIPVSTSTVAALLMLIGYSVDTDIMLTTRVLKRRAGTLDERIRESMKTGITMSITTIVAMFVLYLVVTYIVPAASLLKDISVVILFGLIADLMTTWMTNAGILRYYVSEYKKKGN, encoded by the coding sequence ATGAAAATAAATTATAAAATAATAGCAATTATACCCATAATATTGACTATACTTTCAGGTATTTTTGTATATGCCCATGGGTTAAAGGAAAGCATAGATGTTAGTGGAGGTAGCGAAATAACAATAACTGCCCCAAATAATGTAGATATAGTCAAATTAAAAAATATGCTTCCAAAAGGAGTTGAAGTAAAAAAATCTCAATCAGCATCTGGAACATTTATTATTATTCGGGCTGGAAAAGATGTAGATACCTCCAAAATTGATGAAGCGCTAAGAAAATTCTTTAATGTTAATGATTTAAATGAGCTCCAATATTCTCAAAAACAAATAGGAGCGTCACTAAGTGAAAAATTCTGGACGGATGGATTTAAAGCTGTTGGATTTGCGTTTGTATTTATGGCTATTGTGGTATATCTCGTATTCAGAACACCTATTCCAAGTGGTGCGGTTATCCTTGCGGCAATGTCCGATATAATAATTGCAATTGGTGGTATGAGCTTATTTGGAATACCTGTATCAACTTCTACGGTTGCAGCGTTGCTTATGCTTATTGGATACAGCGTTGATACCGATATTATGCTAACCACACGAGTATTAAAAAGAAGAGCTGGAACGTTGGATGAGAGAATAAGGGAATCCATGAAAACTGGAATAACCATGTCCATAACAACCATTGTAGCAATGTTTGTGCTATATTTAGTGGTGACATATATCGTACCTGCTGCAAGTTTATTGAAGGATATTTCAGTCGTTATATTATTTGGTTTAATTGCAGATTTAATGACTACATGGATGACTAATGCAGGTATTTTAAGATATTATGTTTCAGAATATAAGAAGAAAGGTAATTAA
- a CDS encoding preprotein translocase subunit SecD — translation MKLLKDSRILILIGCIVLSILLISFKGISYGVDLSGGSIIVLKTNEPLSEQNMTVVTTILSNRLNTNGLSDITVYPRGNDEIVVEIPKTADLDRIKKILTQQGVFIAKIDNITAYTGQDVAYVEEPGNTPSGYGVSFKLTSEGANKFAKVAYGKGGHTVELYMDGKLVSNPTLSPGLADGKPHPDQIITVSGSNPTKSDEDEAWAIYTALKSGSLPVKLHIEYISSISPTLGKEFINGAIIAGLFAFLAVGAVVAIRYKKPMIVLPIMITCASEILLILGFASAIGWKLDLASIAGIIASVGTGVDDQIVITDETLSRESNRVKKSIKRAFFIIFASAGTTIAAMLPLFAMSIGMLKGFAITTIAGVLIGIFITRPAFARIVQYVIKKE, via the coding sequence ATGAAACTATTGAAGGATAGTAGAATATTAATCCTTATAGGATGTATCGTTTTGTCAATACTTCTAATCTCATTTAAAGGAATTTCTTATGGGGTTGATTTAAGTGGGGGTTCTATAATTGTATTAAAAACTAATGAGCCCCTTTCAGAACAAAACATGACGGTAGTCACTACAATATTATCAAATAGGTTAAATACAAATGGTTTAAGTGATATCACAGTTTATCCAAGAGGTAACGATGAGATAGTAGTTGAAATACCAAAAACTGCTGATTTAGATAGAATAAAAAAGATTTTAACCCAACAGGGAGTCTTTATAGCTAAAATAGATAATATTACAGCATATACTGGGCAGGATGTAGCTTATGTTGAAGAACCTGGAAATACACCTTCGGGGTATGGAGTAAGTTTTAAATTAACTTCCGAAGGAGCGAATAAATTTGCAAAAGTGGCATATGGAAAAGGAGGTCATACTGTTGAGCTCTATATGGATGGTAAGTTGGTAAGCAATCCTACTTTATCACCGGGATTGGCAGATGGAAAACCTCATCCAGACCAGATAATCACAGTTTCAGGTAGTAATCCTACCAAAAGTGATGAAGATGAAGCATGGGCAATATATACTGCATTAAAATCTGGTTCTTTACCTGTTAAACTACATATTGAATATATAAGTTCAATATCGCCAACACTTGGAAAAGAATTCATTAATGGAGCTATAATAGCAGGATTGTTTGCATTTTTAGCAGTTGGAGCTGTTGTTGCAATAAGATATAAAAAACCTATGATTGTATTACCTATAATGATAACCTGTGCATCTGAGATATTGTTAATACTTGGATTTGCATCGGCAATTGGCTGGAAACTTGATTTGGCTTCAATTGCTGGGATTATAGCATCAGTTGGAACTGGGGTAGATGACCAGATTGTTATAACCGATGAAACACTTTCAAGAGAGTCAAACAGAGTTAAAAAAAGTATTAAACGGGCATTCTTTATTATATTTGCATCAGCAGGGACTACAATTGCCGCAATGCTTCCATTGTTTGCTATGAGTATTGGAATGTTAAAAGGATTTGCCATTACAACCATAGCTGGTGTATTAATAGGGATATTTATTACAAGGCCTGCATTTGCAAGAATTGTTCAGTATGTGATAAAAAAAGAATAA
- a CDS encoding UPF0104 family protein, producing MNIKRILKNILLYGIGIIIIFLIIWHIGIDEIIAVFSSMNIYLFLLAVLIYIITIFTIVMRWKSILQINEYNAKFKNLFLLSMMGQFINNITPSMKGGSEPFRAYYLSKLEHIPNHISFSSVVVERVLDTFVFLILTFFVIVYFIINGIIYAKELIFIWVLVGGLTVVGLYILMHKTLAFKITLKIAKIITKFSSKTINEDKIKESIRLFQDNIRFFNKNKRKIIMPFILSFGWWILDILRIYVSFLAIKCNISLVAISSTYLISLLIGIIPTLPGSLGTSDAVMIAMYSLFNIPYSKAAAGTILDRIISYGLATIMGALSYKIIKRKLNK from the coding sequence ATGAACATAAAAAGAATTTTAAAAAATATACTGTTGTATGGCATAGGTATTATCATAATATTTTTGATAATATGGCATATCGGTATTGATGAGATAATCGCCGTATTTTCATCCATGAATATATATCTTTTTTTATTGGCTGTGCTAATATATATTATAACGATATTTACAATTGTTATGCGTTGGAAATCCATATTACAAATAAACGAATATAATGCAAAATTCAAAAATTTATTCCTACTAAGTATGATGGGACAATTTATAAACAATATAACTCCATCTATGAAAGGAGGAAGTGAGCCTTTTAGAGCATATTATCTATCAAAATTAGAACATATTCCAAACCATATCTCATTTTCAAGTGTTGTGGTCGAGAGAGTATTGGATACTTTTGTATTTTTAATACTAACATTTTTTGTAATTGTATATTTTATAATAAATGGGATTATCTACGCAAAGGAGCTCATATTTATATGGGTTCTTGTTGGGGGACTTACAGTGGTAGGATTATATATATTGATGCATAAAACACTGGCATTTAAAATCACATTAAAAATTGCGAAAATTATAACAAAATTTTCTTCAAAAACGATTAATGAGGACAAGATAAAAGAATCCATTCGGCTATTCCAAGATAATATAAGATTTTTTAACAAAAATAAAAGAAAAATAATTATGCCATTTATACTATCATTTGGCTGGTGGATTTTAGATATTTTAAGAATATATGTATCATTTTTAGCAATTAAATGTAATATTTCGCTTGTAGCCATCTCTTCAACATATTTAATATCTCTCCTTATAGGCATCATCCCTACATTGCCTGGAAGTCTCGGAACTTCCGATGCCGTAATGATTGCCATGTATTCACTATTTAACATTCCATATTCAAAAGCTGCTGCTGGAACGATTTTAGATAGGATAATCTCCTATGGATTAGCCACAATAATGGGAGCTCTGTCATATAAAATAATAAAAAGAAAATTAAATAAATAA